A single Chloroflexota bacterium DNA region contains:
- a CDS encoding carboxypeptidase regulatory-like domain-containing protein: protein FTLSGTVSTTSAAPISGATVSAWNATTGAWTNAGVTDASGLYSFTLPQGSYKLYIEPVSGPYAAQWFGGTSLATATPVTLGAANLTQNLTVR, encoded by the coding sequence GTTCACCCTGTCGGGCACTGTCAGCACCACGAGCGCCGCCCCGATCTCGGGTGCCACCGTGTCGGCCTGGAACGCGACGACCGGCGCCTGGACGAACGCCGGCGTGACGGACGCGAGCGGCCTGTACAGCTTCACCCTGCCGCAGGGCTCCTACAAGCTGTACATCGAGCCCGTGTCCGGACCCTACGCCGCCCAATGGTTCGGCGGCACGAGCCTGGCGACGGCAACGCCCGTCACCCTCGGTGCTGCC